The following are encoded together in the Pectinophora gossypiella chromosome 14, ilPecGoss1.1, whole genome shotgun sequence genome:
- the LOC126372801 gene encoding phosducin-like protein, which produces MATLDDKILGEKLHNYCSSSEDEGGSDYEDSRSGDEEGNPPSSNIPKAEPAPLNNWSGTASNTGPKGVIEDWRRFKQLEAENRREQEKERVALAKKLTMTVKTEREEAEAKQIEELEDELGELMNDEFLLQYQKKRMQELMEQLQKAPKFGKVITLKSQDEFLDAIDKEDQRVAVIIHIFNEKKRACETMDGCLNVLAADYPTIKFCRIAADITGLSRHFRVEGVPAILVYKGGQIIGNFVQLVTELGNDFFATDVERFLIEYGMLPAK; this is translated from the coding sequence ATGGCTACGTTAGATGATAAAATCTTGGGTGAAAAACTACACAACTACTGTAGTAGCAGCGAAGATGAGGGAGGATCCGATTATGAAGATAGTAGGAGTGGAGATGAGGAAGGTAACCCGCCGTCGTCTAATATTCCGAAAGCGGAACCAGCCCCACTCAATAATTGGTCGGGAACCGCGAGTAACACAGGTCCGAAAGGTGTGATTGAAGACTGGAGGAGATTCAAACAGTTAGAAGCGGAAAATCGCCGAGAACAGGAAAAAGAACGTGTCGCTTTGGCGAAAAAATTGACCATGACCGTTAAAACGGAACGTGAAGAGGCTGAGGCTAAACAAATTGAGGAATTAGAAGATGAACTTGGTGAGTTGATGAACGACGAATTCCTTCTGCAGTACCAGAAGAAACGAATGCAGGAGCTTATGGAACAGTTACAGAAGGCCCCCAAGTTTGGCAAGGTAATAACCTTGAAATCACAGGATGAGTTTTTGGATGCTATTGATAAGGAAGATCAGAGAGTTGCTGTCATCATTCATATTTTTAATGAGAAAAAGCGAGCTTGCGAGACCATGGACGGCTGTCTGAATGTCCTTGCTGCTGATTACCCAACAATAAAGTTCTGTCGTATAGCTGCCGATATAACAGGATTAAGTCGGCACTTCCGTGTTGAAGGTGTGCCTGCAATATTGGTTTATAAAGGAGGCCAAATAATTGGGAACTTTGTACAGTTGGTTACAGAGTTGGGCAATGATTTCTTTGCCACTGATGTGGAGCGCTTCCTTATAGAATATGGCATGTTACCTGCGAAGTAG